One genomic region from Antedon mediterranea chromosome 3, ecAntMedi1.1, whole genome shotgun sequence encodes:
- the LOC140044020 gene encoding blastula protease 10-like yields the protein MIFHYLTTRRRLRFGKTLAIVLHEIGHTIGFEHEHERHDRDDYVTINWINVEAENADAFEKKDTIMTVPYDIYSIMHYARDTFTINGSPTILTNDPLLQYEIGSAPTPTFLDKKLANQIYNCNAYCGYRRPCRNGGYIGPECACLCPPGFYGQQCELGAAQKIEGCRYQLTDQTGIIESSNFPNNYGNWEDCIWYIKAPRGQTITLTFLEFDLEDSPFCHRDYLGIRTKNMYKDEGNWFCGKRIPSSITTKSNELMLLFISDYMINSKGFKAKYQINNYVSQTNG from the exons AtgattttccattatttaacaACACGGCGCCGTCTTCGATTTGGTAAAACG CTTGCCATAGTTCTTCATGAGATTGGTCATACAATCGGCTTTGAGCATGAACATGAGCGACATGACAGAGATGATTACGTCACAATCAACTGGATAAACGTTGAGGCAGAAAATGCTGATGCATTTGAGAAAAAAGACACAATAATGACCGTGCCGTATGATATATACTCAATAATGCATTATGCTAGGGAC ACGTTTACAATCAATGGTTCACCAACAATTTTAACAAATGATCCGTTACTGCAGTACGAGATTGGCAGTGCGCCTACTCCTACTTTTCTTGACAAGAAACTTGCCAACCAAATATATAATTGCAATG CTTATTGTGGGTATCGTCGGCCATGTCGGAACGGAGGCTATATCGGTCCTGAGTGCGCATGTCTGTGCCCACCGGGATTTTACGGCCAACAGTGTGAGTTGGGAGCTGCTCAGAAGATCGAAG GATGTCGATATCAGCTTACTGATCAAACAGGAATTATAGAATCATCGAATTTTCCGAATAACTACGGAAATTGGGAGGATTGTATATGGTATATAAAG GCTCCAAGGGGACAAACAATAACCCTTACGTTCCTGGAATTTGATTTGGAAGATTCGCCATTTTGTCACCGTGATTACCTGGGAATACGAACAAAGAACATGTACAAGGATGAAGGCAATTG GTTTTGTGGAAAACGGATCCCATCATCAATTACAACGAAGAGTAACGAGTTAATGCTTCTTTTCATATCAGATTATATGATCAACTCAAAAGGCTTCAAAGCGAAATATCAAATCAACAATTACGTCTCTCAAACAAATGGTTAG